Below is a genomic region from Tissierellales bacterium.
GCTCTAATATGCTTCATAGACCTCTTTAACGCTGTATGAACTAATGTTGTAAAAAATACATTTCCAATAGCTGCTGGGACTACTACACTTATAAACAACGCTGCAAATGGAGCCGGTAATCCAACAAGAATTAAAGCTGAGCCTAAAAAAACACTTCCGCTTATAATCGTACCAATAAAACTTATGACTCCAACTGACATCGCTTCTGGTAATTTGCTAAATAATTTAATCAACAAATAAATGGCAAAACAAGTCACTATTTTGTCTATTATATTTGGAATTTGTCCCCCTGGAAATGTTGTGGTAAGTGCTGTTAGCAATCCACCAACACCAGCGGTAAGCACTGTATTTTTGACTGTTGGATTCAAAAGTATTGCAATAAATATAAATGCGAGCATAAAATCGAATTTCATTCCTCCTATAAGCCCCGGCACACTATAGTGCATCATAAGTCCTATGGCGATGAGTAATGCTGTTTGAATTTGTTCTCTTAATTTCATTATAATCTCTCCTTCTAATTTTCAAATAATATTTCCAGTGCCAGTCATCATTTTCTGTTCAAACCATCATACTCACCTCCTTAAAATACAAAAAGACCCTTACCTCGCGCATAAATCGCGCAGAGGCAAAGGTCTATATCTTCACGGTACCACTCTACATTTTACTTTACAGTTACGGATTAACATCGATAACCTGTTTCTATAACGGGAAACTCCCGGCTTCGAATACTCTCTACTTGATTTCATCTAGCTTCTCATGGACCCATTCACAAACTCACAATCACCGAATTTCCACCAACATCGGCTCTCTATAGATCACTACCGTCTACTACTATCTCCATTCACAGAATTTAATGTTTTATAATATTTTATACAGTTTAACACGCTAAAGTCGAACTGTCAACATTTTTAATAAATTCCCAAATCAAAAGTTTCTGAAACCTCAGATAATAATTCAAGTCCAGCTATACTATTTCCCTTTTTATCTAATGATGGACCAAATATCCCAATCCCCATTTTCTTAGGGACACTGCTCATTATACCGCCTCCAACTCCACTTTTAGATGGAATTCCAACGCT
It encodes:
- a CDS encoding tryptophan transporter, with protein sequence MKLREQIQTALLIAIGLMMHYSVPGLIGGMKFDFMLAFIFIAILLNPTVKNTVLTAGVGGLLTALTTTFPGGQIPNIIDKIVTCFAIYLLIKLFSKLPEAMSVGVISFIGTIISGSVFLGSALILVGLPAPFAALFISVVVPAAIGNVFFTTLVHTALKRSMKHIRA